Genomic DNA from Leptotrichia wadei:
ATTTAACAAAGGGACAAAATCTCTTATTACTAAATTTCTATTTTTTTTAATTAATAAATTTAAAATAAATCAACTATTATGGATTGTTTTTTATAAATTATATGAAACAATCCTTTTTATATTACTTTTCTCCAATACAAGGCTCCATTCGTTTAAAATTTTTCTAATTTACTTTGTCTACCTCTAAAATATATCGAATACTAACTTAGTTAGAAGAACAAAAAACTGTATTTTATTTATTTTATAATAAGAAATCTAAATTTTTTATTTAAAAAATTCATACAAAATCTAACATTTAAATAAGAAATATTATAAATAGTAAGCTCATAACAAATTCAAAAATTTATGATATATATAATTAAAATAAGATAAATAAATTTTTTTTATCCTAATTAATAGTATAAAAAATCTAAAAATTCGGAAAAATAGGGAACTATGAAATTATATATTTTTTTTATGAAACTTGAAAAACACAAAATATTGTGTTATCATTATGTTATAAAAACAATATATAGTGTTTTAGGTAAAAAAACCTGAATGAATTAGATATGTTTAGAGGGATAAGGGAAATTGATGGTTTGCAGAAAAGTGGAAAAGTATGAAAGTAAAAATAAGGGAGGAATAAAAATGCAACCACAATTAACAGAAAATTTAAAAAATATAATAGCAGGAATAGTGAATGTTGAAAGCAACGATACTTGCAATGAAAATGCTAATATGTCTTCAATGACACCAGCGGGACAAATGATGAAATTTGCAAGTGAAGTATCAAAAATTTACGCTTTGGAAAATTTAGTTTCACCAAGATTCAAAAAAGCTCATGAAAAAGGGCTCATTCATATTCATGATTTGGATTTTTATTCCAGTAAAACTACAACTTGCCTGCAATATGACTTGGCAGATATGTTTGAAAATGGTTTTTATACTAAGCATGGTTACATTAGGGAAGCACAAAGTATTTCCACTTATGCAACACTTGCTACCATTATTTTTCAAACAAATCAAAATGAACAGCATGGAGGACAAGCAATACCAGCATTTGACTTCTATATGGCAAAAGGTGTGCTAAAATCATTTAGACGTCACTTGAAAAGAAGAATTTTGAGCTTCGTAGAAATAAAAAATGGAGTGGAAATTACACAAGAATATGAAAAAAATGCTAAAGAATTTTTGAAAAAAAATGTTTCTTCAATTAAATGCAATGAAAATGAAATCAAATTACTGGAAGAATACTTTAAAATAAATAGAGATGATTTAATTAAATTGCTAGTTGAGGCTTATGATGATACTCAAAATGAAACTTATCAAGCAATGGAAGGATTTTTACATAATTTGAACACAATGCACTCTCGTGGTGGAAATCAAGTTGTCTTTTCTTCAATAAATTATGGAACTGACACCTCAGAAGAAGGTAGAATGGTTATCCGTGAATTATTAAAGGCGACATCAAGCGGACTCGGTAAAAATGAAACTCCAATTTTTCCGATACAAATTTTTAAGGTAAAGGAAGGGCTTAATTATTCTGACAATGACTATGAACTAGCTAGAAGCGACTTTGATGGAATTTTGGAAACTGTAAAAAAACAAAAAATTTCTTATGACGATAATTCAGAAAATAAAAAATCACTTTTTGAAACACCAAATTTTGACTTGTTATTATTGTCTTGTGAAACTTCAAGCAGAAGATTATTTCCAAACTTTGTATTTCTGGATTCTGAATTTAACAGACACGAAAAATGGAGAATGGATGATCCAGAAAGATACAAATATGAAATCGCAACAATGGGTTGCCGAACACGTGTATTTGAAAATATAAATGGGGAAAAAACTAGTCTTGGACGTGGAAACTTGTCCTTTACAAGTATTAATTTCCCTAGAATTGCAATTTTAACTAGAAAAAATGTAGAAAAAGAAATCGCAGAAATGGAAAAGGATGGAAAATTTGCGAATGAAGAAGAAAAAAATAATAAAAAAGTTGAACTTTTAACAGAAGAATTTCAAAAAAGAGTGCTTGAAGCAACATATTTAGTTGGAGATCAACTTTATGAACGTTACAATTTCCAAAGAACAGCTTTGGCAAAACAATTTCCATTTATGAGAAGCAATAATTTATGGAAAGGGCTTGGAGAAAAAGATGGAAATGATGAAGTTGGAGATGCGATAAATACAGGTTCTCTTTCAATTGGTTTTGTTGGAGGGGCAAATGCGATGTATGCTTTATTTGATGCAGAACACGGAACAAGTGAAGTTGCTTATAAGGTGCTTTATGATACGATTGAAAAAATGGGTGCAGTTGCAGATGAATTTAGAGATAAGTATCATTTGAATTATTCAATTTTGGCAACTCCGGCAGAAAGTTTGGCAGGAAGATTTTTACGTATTGATAGAGATGAATTTGGAGTAATTAAAAATGTCACAGATAGGGATTATTATGTAAATTCATTTCATATTGATGTAAAAAAGGAAATTAGCCTTTTTGATAAAATTAGAAAGGAAGCTCCATTTCATAAATTGACAAAAGGTGGACATATTACCTATGTGGAATTAGATGGGGAAGCACGAAAAAATATGGGTGTTATGTTAAAAATTGTAAAAGTTATGAAGGACTCTGGAATTGGCTATGGTTCAATAAATCATCCAGTTGACAGATGCAGAGATTGTGGAACCGAAGCAATAATTTATGATAAATGCCCAATTTGTGGAAGTCATAATATTTCTAGAATTAGAAGAATAACAGGCTATCTGACAGGAGATTTAGACAGCTGGAATAGCGCTAAGCAAGCTGAAGAACACGACAGAGTAAAACATGGTATAAAATAAATATATTATATAACAGTGAGGTAATTTAAGGTGAATAAACTAAAGACAGAAAAAGAAAAAATTTTAGAAAAAAATTTTTCAAAAACTCCAAAAAATGATTTTACACTAAAAATCTTAACAACTTACAAGGAAACAATCGTTGACGGTATCGGTCTTCGTTATTCACTTTACTTTGCTGGCTGTTCTCATGCCTGCCCTGGGTGCCATAACGAGTATTCATGGAATCCAAATCACGGAAATACTTTAACTTATGAAATTTTAGAAAAAATTGCCAAGGAAATAAACGAAAATACTCTTCTTGATGGAATTACAATAAGTGGTGGTGATCCCCTCTTTAATCCAGTAGATATGTTAAAAGTCCTGAAGTTCTTAAAGGAAAAGACTGGAAAGAATATATGGCTTTATACGGGTTATACGATTGAACAGATTCGTTGTGATGATTTACGAAAGAAATGTCTTGAATATGTAGATGTGCTAGTTGATGGACGGTTTGTAAAGGAACTTTATGATCCGAAAATAAAATTTAGGGGAAGCAGTAATCAGAGAATTATAAAAAAAGAAGATTTTTTTATTAAATAGATTTATTCAATAATTTTATAAAGATAAATTTTAAATTAATGGATAAATCTATTTTTTTAAATAAAATTTCAAAAAAACAGTATATTTCATATTCTCATATCAAAAGAAAAATTAATGTAAAAATATATAGAAAAAACTTAAAAATAATGATAAAATACTTATATAAGATTATGTTTTATAAAAAAAATTTAATATATAGAGGTGAAAAGTGAAGGAAAAAATTATTATTATCGATTTTGGTTCACAATATAGCCAGCTAATTGCTAGAAGAATTAGAGAAATGGAAGTTTATTGTGAAATTGTGCCTTTAATTGATATTGAAAAAATAAAAACTGGGAAAGAAAAGGTAAAAGGAATTATATTTTCTGGAGGACCTGCCTCAGTTTACGAAAAAGATGCTCCAACTGTAAATCCTGAAGTATTTAACCTAAATCTTCCTATCTTGGGAATCTGTTACGGAATGCAGTTAATTACGCATTTAAATGGCGGAAAAGTTGAAAAGGCTGATTCGAGGGAATTTGGAAAGGCTGTATTGGAAGTGAAAAACAATGATAATCCATTGTTCATAGGAGTTAAAAAATCTTCTAACATCTGGATGAGCCACAATGACCACATCACAGAATTGCCAAAAGGTTTTGAAGTAATTGCAAAAACAGATTCTTCAATTGCAGCAATTACAAATAACAATGGAATTTATGCATTGCAATTCCATCCAGAGGTGGTTCATTCTGAATGTGGAACTCAAATTTTGGAAAATTTTGTATTTAACATTTGTAAATGTGAAAAAAATTGGAAAATTTCAAATTTTATTGCCGAAAAGACAAAATTTATAAAGGAAACTGTTGGAGATGAGCACGTGCTTCTTGCACTTTCTGGAGGTGTAGATTCATCAGTTGCCGCAGTTCTTATTAACAATGCGATTGGACATCAGCTTACTTGCATGTTTGTAGATACTGGACTTTTGAGAAAAGATGAAGGCAAAAAAGTATTGGAGTACTACAAGGAACATTTTGACTTGAATATTGTATTTGTTGATGCAAAAGACAGATTTCTAAATAAATTAAAAGGTGTGGATGAACCTGAAGCTAAAAGAAAAATTATTGGAAACGAATTTATTGAAGTGTTTAATGAAGAAATTAGAAAACTTAAAGGTCAAGAAGGTGCAAAATTTTTGGCACAGGGAACAATTTATCCAGATGTTATTGAATCCCAATCTATAAAAGGACCTTCCCACACAATAAAATCCCATCACAATGTTGGAGGATTGCCAGAAGACTTGCAATTTGAGTTATTAGAACCTTTGAAGGAATTATTTAAGGATGAAGTTAGAAAAGTAGGACACGAACTTGGACTTCCTGACACAATTATAAAAAGACATCCATTCCCAGGTCCAGGACTTGGAATCCGTGTAATTGGGGAAGTAACACCTGATAAAGTAAAAATTCTTCAGGAAGCTGATGATATTTTCATTACTGAATTGATGGAAAAAGGGCTTTATGATAAAGTAGATCAAGCATTTGTAACATTGTTACCTGTAAAAACAGTCGGAGTAATGGGAGATCAAAGAACTTATGAATTTGTAGCCGCTATTCGTTCAGTAAATACAATTGACTTTATGACAGCTACTTGGTCAAAATTGCCTTATGAATTTTTGGAAGAAGTGTCAAACAAGATTATAAACAAAGTAAATGGAATCAATAGAATTGTTTATGATATTTCTTCTAAACCACCTGGAACAATTGAGTGGGAATAATCTAATTTATAATTAAAATAAAATTTTATCATACAAACAAAAAATTAATATCAAATTAATTTTAGGCATTCTAAAAACTAAATTTTTTGTGGTATAAATAAAGCAATAAGAGTAAAAAGGAGATATAAAAATGAAAAATTTAAAAATTACAGTAAGTGCAATGATGGTCATTATGTCTATTTCTGGAATGTCAGCAAGCTTTAGATTCTTTAAAAAGAAAAATAATGATGATAATAATAAACCAGCTGCAACAGTTCCAGCACCTACAAAAGCATCAGCAAATTCAGCTTCACAATTTTGTGTTGATAAAGGTGGAAAATCTGTTACTGTAAAAAGTAGTAAAGGTAACTATGGTATTTGTATGTTAAAAGATGGCACAGCTGTAGAAGAATGGGAATACTATAGACAACATAATACCCCAAGAAATACTGAAGCAGCAGTAATTGGAATGCCAAATCCAGCTTCAAAATTCTGTGTTGATAAAGGTGGAAAATCTGTTACTGAAAAAGATAAAAATGGAAATGAAAGAGGGGTATGTAGATTTAATAACGGTACAAAAGTTGACGAATGGGATTACTACAGAGAAAATAATTAATTTAAACTTATTAACTAAAAGATGGCAAGTTTTTTAATTTGCCATTTTTTTATAAAACAAGGGGCTCTTTATCCCCTTGTTACCATATCTCAATTTCTTATTTTTCACTTTGTTTTTTCAATGCCGCTTTTATCCATCCTGTAAATAATGGATGAGGACGGTTTGGACGGCTCTTAAATTCTGGATGGTATTGTGAAGCTATGAAATATGGGTGATCCTTTATTTCGATTACTTCTACATAATTTCCATCTGGAGATAATCCTACAATGTCCATTCCTGCTTTTTCAAATTCTTCTCTGTAGGCATTATTAAATTCATATCTATGTCTATGTCTTTCAGCAATTTCAGTTTTTCCATAAACTTCTGCAGCTAAGCTATCTTCCTTCAATACACAAGGATATGCTCCTAGACGCATTGTTCCTCCCATATCTTTAAGCCCTTTTTGCTCTTCCATAAGACTGATAACTGGATAATCTGTGTCCTTATCAAATTCTGTAGAAGTAGCATCTTTATAACCAAGCACGTTTCTTGCAAATTCCACACAAGCCATTTGCATTCCAAGACAAATTCCAAAAAATGGAATATTATTTTCTCTTGCAAATTTAATTGCCTCAACTTTTCCATCAATTCCCCTATCACCAAATCCTCCTGGTACTAGAATTCCATCATAATCTGCCAATTTTCTCACATCAAATTCTCCAGCCTTGAAATAATCAATTTCAACTTTTGTATCAAGATTAAATCCAGCATGTTCTATTGATTCATGAATACTTATATAGGCATCCTTTAATTCAATATATTTTCCAACAACTGCTACTTTTATAAGTTTTTTAGGATTTTTGAATTTTTCCACCATTTTAGTCCATTCAATTAATAGCGGTTTTTTATTTTTTATTTTAAAATGTTTACAAATTACATCTGCAAGTCCTAATTTTTCCATAGTTAATGGTATTTCGTAAAGACTTTCTGCATCTAATGATTCAATAACTGCTTCTTCATCAATATCACAGAAAAGTGAAATTTTTTTCTTAATATTCTCATCAACAGGATGTTCACTTCTCACTACAATTACATCAGGCGAGATTCCAAGCCCTTGAAGCATTTTTACACTATGTTGTGTAGGTTTTGTCTTTAATTCTCCTGCTGCTTTTAAATATGGTAACAATGTTACGTGAATATAAGCGATATTTTCTCTTCCAACTTCTCTCTTTAATTGACGAATTGCTTCAATAAACGGATCGCTTTCTATATCTCCAATAGTTCCACCAATTTCAGTAATTACAATGTCAGAATTATTTTCTTCAGCTGCTTTTATAACATTATACTTAATTTCATCTGTCACGTGAGGTACTGTTTGTACTGTTCCACCTAGAAACTCTCCACGACGTTCTTTTGCAATAATTTTTGACATAATTTTTCCTGTTGTCAAATTATTATATTTTGTCAGATTTTCATTGATAAATCTTTCATAATGCCCCAAATCCAAATCAGTTTCTGCTCCATCTTCTGTAACAAAAACTTCTCCATGCTGATAAGGACTCATAGTTCCTGGATCCACATTTATATATGGATCAAATTTTTGGATTGTAACTTTATATCCCCGCTCCTTTAATAGTCTTCCTAATGAAGAAGCCACAATCCCTTTTCCAAGCGATGAAACAACTCCACCTGTAACAAAAATATATTTTGTTGTACTTTGTTTATCCATTTTTCCTCCTAATTTTGTTTCACATATATATTAATTTTTATTTATTCTTGGCAATTTACTGAAATATCATTTTACTCTTTAAATATTGTTCAATAACTTTTTTTATCTAACAAATATCGATATTTTTTTACTTCAAAACATTTTTCTAAACTTTAACTATACAGTTTCTAAATAAATATATTAATTTTAAATTTTTATTTTATCATATTTTTTAACAAAATCTAGTATAAATTTTATTCTAAATTCATTAATTAATAATTATTTTTTTTTCACAAAAAAAGATGAAAAAAAAAATTTTCACCTTTTTAAACAAAATTCTTTTACATTGTTTTAAAGTAAAGGAAATATCTCAAATTTTGAAATAAACTTGAGATAAGTCCAAATTTAACTTTTTGTTTTATATTTTATTATCTTGCAGCTCCAGCTTTGTAAGCTCCATTTGATCCAAATACATTTCTAATTTTATCTTTATAGTATTCTTTTATGTAGTCTTTTGCAGGTCCTAAATATTTTCTAGGGTCAAATTCTCCTGGCTTTTTAGCGAATACTTCTCTGATTCCTGCTGTGAAGGCTAATCTTCCATCAGTATCTACGTTAATTTTAGCTACTGCTGATTTAGCGGCTTTTCTTAATTCTGAATCAGGGATACCAATTGCATCTGCAATATCTCCACCATATTGGTTGATCATTTCAACAAATTGATGTGGCACTGCTGAAGAACCGTGTAATACGATTGGGAATCCTGGAATTCTTTTTTCAATTTCAGCTAAGATATCTAATCTTAATTTAGGATCTTCACCTGGTTTAAATTTGTGAGCTCCGTGAGAAGTTCCGATTGCGATTGCTAATGAATCAACACCAGTTTTAGATACGAAATCTTCAACTTCTTCAGGTTGAGTGTAAATGTGTTCAGCTGCTTTTACATCATCTTCGATTCCAGCTAAAACTCCTAATTCAGCTTCAACTGTAACATCGTGTTGGTGAGCGAAATCAGCAACTTGTCTTGCTTCTGCTACGTTTTCATCGTAAGGGTGGTGAGAACCATCATACATTACTGATGAGAATCCATATTCAACACAATCTTTTGCTTCAGCAAAATTTGGACCATGATCCAAGTGTAATGCTACTGGAATGTCTGATCCAGAAGCTTCTACATAAGCTGTTGCAGCTTTTGCAATCCAAGGTAACATTTCTTTACCAATGTATTTTCTTGCACCTGTTGATACTTGAAGAATTACTGGCGAACCTTCTTCAACACATGCTTCAATAATTCCTTGCAATTGTTCCATGTTGTTAAAGTTAAACGCAGGTACTGCATACCCTTCTTTGTTTGCTTTAGCAAACATTTCTTTAGTGTTTACTAATCCTAAATCTTTGTAATGATATTTCATTATTACGCCTCCTAATATTTATTAATTAGATTAACTTCTTTAATTATATGTTACCAAATTTTTGTATAAAAATCAATAGAAAACAAAAAATAATTATAAAATTATCAATTTATTTTATTTTGTTCTATTAAATCTTCTACAGTCATTCCCTTTCTAAGTACATTTTTATCTGTAAATCCTGGAATCCCGTCAATTCTTCCACGTTTTGAAACTTGCCAGATTATCCACCTGTTATCTTCTTTTATTTTAGGAAAATATTTATAGTCTGTAATCCATATTTTATTTTTAGGAAATTCATTTTTTATATAGGCATTATAAGTGTTGTAATTTACATAAAAAATTACTCTTTTCTTATAATGTTCTTCAAGTTTATCGACCATTTCCTCTAAATTTTTTACTACATCCTTTTTTTTATATTTCTTTGTAGATATTTCCAAGTCAATAATTGGCGGTAATGTTTTATCAGAAGCTGAAACTTTACTTATATAAAAATCTGCTTGTGCTGTTCCACTGCTTGTCATTGTAAAAAAATGATATGCCCCAACCACAAAACCATTTAATCTAGCATTATTCCAATTATACAAAAAATCCGTATCAAGAAAATTCTGTCCCTCTGTTGCCTTTAAAATAATAAATTTATATTTTGGATCTACACGAGTCCAATTTACCTTTTCCTGATGGTGTGAAATATCCAGTCCTTGCGTTTTATAGCCTGCCATATGTGCTAAAATTTCATTATGGTACAAATATCCACTAATTTCCAAAAATCCTGCTAAACCTCCAACAATTATTACAATTATCAAAAATTTTATAAATTTTTCCATATCCTCTCCATTCAGTTATTTAATAACAAAATTCTTTCAAAGTCACTCAAAATTGCCCAAAGTTTTTAAAATATACTCATTTTTTACATCAAACTTCTTCAAATCAGACAGACTTGTATTTTAATAAATTATAATTTCCAAGTTTAATTTTAATAACCTTACTCTAACTTTTGCATTATTGAGCTTAATTTTTGAGCAGTTTTGACAGTTTAGGAAAAAATCAAATTAATTTGATATTTAATTTATAGTTTTTGTTATTTTATAACTGTCATTCCACCCATGTAAGGTACTAAAACTTCAGGAATTACAATACTTCCATCATCTTGTTGGTAATTTTCCATAATTGCAAGTAATGTTCTTCCTACTGCAAGTCCTGAACCATTTAATGTGTGTACAAAGTGACTTTTTTTAGTTTCTTTATCACGATATTTAATCATAGCTCTTCTAGCTTGGAAATCTTCTGTATTTGAACAAGATGAAATTTCTCTGTATTTATTTTGACTAGGCACCCAAACTTCCAAATCATAAGTTTTTGCCGCACTAAATCCTATATCTCCACTGCAAAGTGAAATCACTCTATATGGTAAATTCAATTTCTGCAAGATTTTTTCTGCACTATTTACCATTGATTCAAGTTCATCATAAGAAGTTTCAGGTTTTACAATTTTTACCATTTCAACTTTATTAAATTGATGTTGACGAATTAGTCCTTTTAAATCACGTCCACCTGAACCAGCTTCTTTTCTAAAACAAGCTGTATATCCACAGTAATGTTTAGGCAATTCTTCTTCATCTAAAATTTCTCCATTATGTAAATTTGTAAGTGTTACTTCTGCTGTTGGGATTAAATACATTTCTTCCCCTTCGATTTTATAAGCATCTTCAGCAAATTTAGGAAGTTGTCCAGTTCCAACCATCATTTCTTTTTTTACAAGCTGTGGTGTGAAAATTTCTTCAAAATCTTCTTCTTGAGTGTGAACATCAATCATAAAAGCAATTAACGCTCTTTCCAATCTAGCAGCCGCATTTTTATAAACTGTAAATCTTGAACCACCAAGTTTCGCACCTCTTTCAAAATCTAAAATTCCTAAATTTACTCCCAATTCATCGTGAGATTTTGGCTCAAAATCAAATTCTCTTGGAGCTCCCCATTTTCTAATTTCGACATTATCATCTTCATCTTTTCCAATTGGAGTTGACTCGTGTAATTTATTAGGAATTGTATAGGTAAGTTGAACTTGTTTTTCTTCAATTTCAGCCACTTTTTGATCCAATTCCTTAATTTTTGCACTTACAGTTTGCATTCTGGCTAGCAATTCAGCAGGATCTTTTCCTTCTTGCTTATATTTTCCAATTAATGAACTTGATTCATTTCTTTCCTTTTTCAGCATTTCAACTTCTTGAAGTAAATTTCTTCTGTCTTCATCAAGTTTTAACAATGAATCCAAATCAAAGTCACTATTTCTATTTTTCAAATATTCCTTAATTTTATCAGCATTTTCCCTTATGTATCTCATTTCTAACATAGTTCTTTTATTTCCTTTCTTACATTTATATATATTTTATTTAATAAAACTGTTTTATAAATTTTTATTTTGTTTTTTAATTAAAAAAATATTTACTAATAACAATTAATTTATAAAGAATTAAATACTTTCAATATATTTATACAATATTTTTTTACTTTCACTCAAATTTTGAAAATCATAACTTTTATAAAATTTCATTTTCTTCACATTTTGAATATTATACTTTTCCACAATTTTATCAAAGTTCTCCACATAAATTTTTTTATAAAGTTCATCAACTTGGTTTTCCATAAAATAATTTAAGCTTTCCGTATTTTCAAAATTTAAAAATGTTAAATCAGATTTTGTAAAATAATTTAAGATATTCTTTATTATCTCATCTATTTTATCATGAATTTCATTAAATTTCGAATTATTTTCAATTTTAATTTTTTCTATCATTTTTTCTGCAAAAAAAGTTTTCACAAATTTATTTACATCCATTGAAATCAAAGAATAATTATATAAAATTTCAAAAAATTTACTTTTATCTCGATACAACAGTTCATTACCTAATTTTACTGCAAAAATTGACTCCTATTAAAAATACTTCTTCTAAATCCATCTACCAATTTTGACATTTTAATTTTGCTTATTCTTCCTATTTTTTTCCCTTTTTCCTTAAATGTTTCCAAAAACTGTTCATTTACAATTTTTTTTATATTTTCATTTTCCTTATTTTCATCAAAATAAATATATGCCAATTCTAGTATAAACGATGGCTCTTTTATATTTATTTTAAAATTTTTATCAAGCTGGAAATATTTTCGTTTTTCAAAATTATTTTTATATTTCAGAATAAATTGTGAAAAATTTTCTGTATCTAAAAATACATTTTTACTTTCTAGCTTTTTATTTTCAGTCAAAATTTAATTCCTCCCTCCTGCTTCATTTTCTAATCTTTGTAAAAAGCCTAAAATTTCTAATAATTACAATATTTTTATATTTGATTTTTATAACTTTTATTTGTAAAATTTTGATTTCACAAAAATCTTAAATTCACTTTATTTTTCAACAATTTTAAATTCCATTTTCAAAATCAATAAATTTTCTATATTTTCATCAATTTTCACAATATCCTTTTCTGTTGTCAAAACATAATCGTAGTTTTTGGATTTTTTCTTTATTTCCAAAATTTCCTCATTTGTATAAACGTGATGATCTGAAAATTTTATTTCTTCAATATTATTCGGATTCAATTTTTTTATTGTTTGATAAAATACGGCTGGATTAGCAATTGAAGAAAAAATCAGCACATTTTTATTTTTAATAATTTCCAATGGAAATTTTTCATTTCTTATATTGTTTTTATTATTCATTTTACCAAACTTTTTCTTATTTTCAAAATTTAATTTGTAAAAATAACTTTCCTCAAAAGTGGCAACAGAAATCG
This window encodes:
- a CDS encoding anaerobic ribonucleoside triphosphate reductase, with the translated sequence MVCRKVEKYESKNKGGIKMQPQLTENLKNIIAGIVNVESNDTCNENANMSSMTPAGQMMKFASEVSKIYALENLVSPRFKKAHEKGLIHIHDLDFYSSKTTTCLQYDLADMFENGFYTKHGYIREAQSISTYATLATIIFQTNQNEQHGGQAIPAFDFYMAKGVLKSFRRHLKRRILSFVEIKNGVEITQEYEKNAKEFLKKNVSSIKCNENEIKLLEEYFKINRDDLIKLLVEAYDDTQNETYQAMEGFLHNLNTMHSRGGNQVVFSSINYGTDTSEEGRMVIRELLKATSSGLGKNETPIFPIQIFKVKEGLNYSDNDYELARSDFDGILETVKKQKISYDDNSENKKSLFETPNFDLLLLSCETSSRRLFPNFVFLDSEFNRHEKWRMDDPERYKYEIATMGCRTRVFENINGEKTSLGRGNLSFTSINFPRIAILTRKNVEKEIAEMEKDGKFANEEEKNNKKVELLTEEFQKRVLEATYLVGDQLYERYNFQRTALAKQFPFMRSNNLWKGLGEKDGNDEVGDAINTGSLSIGFVGGANAMYALFDAEHGTSEVAYKVLYDTIEKMGAVADEFRDKYHLNYSILATPAESLAGRFLRIDRDEFGVIKNVTDRDYYVNSFHIDVKKEISLFDKIRKEAPFHKLTKGGHITYVELDGEARKNMGVMLKIVKVMKDSGIGYGSINHPVDRCRDCGTEAIIYDKCPICGSHNISRIRRITGYLTGDLDSWNSAKQAEEHDRVKHGIK
- the nrdG gene encoding anaerobic ribonucleoside-triphosphate reductase activating protein; the protein is MNKLKTEKEKILEKNFSKTPKNDFTLKILTTYKETIVDGIGLRYSLYFAGCSHACPGCHNEYSWNPNHGNTLTYEILEKIAKEINENTLLDGITISGGDPLFNPVDMLKVLKFLKEKTGKNIWLYTGYTIEQIRCDDLRKKCLEYVDVLVDGRFVKELYDPKIKFRGSSNQRIIKKEDFFIK
- the guaA gene encoding glutamine-hydrolyzing GMP synthase, giving the protein MKEKIIIIDFGSQYSQLIARRIREMEVYCEIVPLIDIEKIKTGKEKVKGIIFSGGPASVYEKDAPTVNPEVFNLNLPILGICYGMQLITHLNGGKVEKADSREFGKAVLEVKNNDNPLFIGVKKSSNIWMSHNDHITELPKGFEVIAKTDSSIAAITNNNGIYALQFHPEVVHSECGTQILENFVFNICKCEKNWKISNFIAEKTKFIKETVGDEHVLLALSGGVDSSVAAVLINNAIGHQLTCMFVDTGLLRKDEGKKVLEYYKEHFDLNIVFVDAKDRFLNKLKGVDEPEAKRKIIGNEFIEVFNEEIRKLKGQEGAKFLAQGTIYPDVIESQSIKGPSHTIKSHHNVGGLPEDLQFELLEPLKELFKDEVRKVGHELGLPDTIIKRHPFPGPGLGIRVIGEVTPDKVKILQEADDIFITELMEKGLYDKVDQAFVTLLPVKTVGVMGDQRTYEFVAAIRSVNTIDFMTATWSKLPYEFLEEVSNKIINKVNGINRIVYDISSKPPGTIEWE
- a CDS encoding putative hemolysin; the encoded protein is MKNLKITVSAMMVIMSISGMSASFRFFKKKNNDDNNKPAATVPAPTKASANSASQFCVDKGGKSVTVKSSKGNYGICMLKDGTAVEEWEYYRQHNTPRNTEAAVIGMPNPASKFCVDKGGKSVTEKDKNGNERGVCRFNNGTKVDEWDYYRENN
- a CDS encoding CTP synthase — translated: MDKQSTTKYIFVTGGVVSSLGKGIVASSLGRLLKERGYKVTIQKFDPYINVDPGTMSPYQHGEVFVTEDGAETDLDLGHYERFINENLTKYNNLTTGKIMSKIIAKERRGEFLGGTVQTVPHVTDEIKYNVIKAAEENNSDIVITEIGGTIGDIESDPFIEAIRQLKREVGRENIAYIHVTLLPYLKAAGELKTKPTQHSVKMLQGLGISPDVIVVRSEHPVDENIKKKISLFCDIDEEAVIESLDAESLYEIPLTMEKLGLADVICKHFKIKNKKPLLIEWTKMVEKFKNPKKLIKVAVVGKYIELKDAYISIHESIEHAGFNLDTKVEIDYFKAGEFDVRKLADYDGILVPGGFGDRGIDGKVEAIKFARENNIPFFGICLGMQMACVEFARNVLGYKDATSTEFDKDTDYPVISLMEEQKGLKDMGGTMRLGAYPCVLKEDSLAAEVYGKTEIAERHRHRYEFNNAYREEFEKAGMDIVGLSPDGNYVEVIEIKDHPYFIASQYHPEFKSRPNRPHPLFTGWIKAALKKQSEK
- a CDS encoding class II fructose-bisphosphate aldolase, whose amino-acid sequence is MKYHYKDLGLVNTKEMFAKANKEGYAVPAFNFNNMEQLQGIIEACVEEGSPVILQVSTGARKYIGKEMLPWIAKAATAYVEASGSDIPVALHLDHGPNFAEAKDCVEYGFSSVMYDGSHHPYDENVAEARQVADFAHQHDVTVEAELGVLAGIEDDVKAAEHIYTQPEEVEDFVSKTGVDSLAIAIGTSHGAHKFKPGEDPKLRLDILAEIEKRIPGFPIVLHGSSAVPHQFVEMINQYGGDIADAIGIPDSELRKAAKSAVAKINVDTDGRLAFTAGIREVFAKKPGEFDPRKYLGPAKDYIKEYYKDKIRNVFGSNGAYKAGAAR
- a CDS encoding GH25 family lysozyme — encoded protein: MEKFIKFLIIVIIVGGLAGFLEISGYLYHNEILAHMAGYKTQGLDISHHQEKVNWTRVDPKYKFIILKATEGQNFLDTDFLYNWNNARLNGFVVGAYHFFTMTSSGTAQADFYISKVSASDKTLPPIIDLEISTKKYKKKDVVKNLEEMVDKLEEHYKKRVIFYVNYNTYNAYIKNEFPKNKIWITDYKYFPKIKEDNRWIIWQVSKRGRIDGIPGFTDKNVLRKGMTVEDLIEQNKIN